A portion of the Tiliqua scincoides isolate rTilSci1 chromosome 3, rTilSci1.hap2, whole genome shotgun sequence genome contains these proteins:
- the PDCD4 gene encoding programmed cell death protein 4: MEMENEQTENVHSTDNLSDTPFSGDEENGGTEEIKTEINGNWTPATSINEAKINARAKRRLRKNSSRDSGRGDSVSDNGEAQKSGVTVPTSPKGKYLDRRSRSGKGRGLPKKGGAGGKGVWGTPGQVYDLEEVDIKDPNYDDDQDNCVYETVVLPLDERAFEKTLTPIIQEYFEHGDTNEVAEMLKDLHLGEMKYSVPALAVSLSLEGKASHREMTSKLLADLCGTVVGRHDVEKSFDRLLRDLPELVLDTPRAPQLVGQFIARAVGDGILCSSYIDGYKGTVDCVQARAALDRATVLLSMTKGGKRIDNVWGSGGGQQSVKHLVKEIDMLLKEYILSGDVSEAERCLQELEVPHFHHELVYEAVVMVLESTGETNFKMMLDLLKSLWRSAVITMDQMKRGYERVYREIPDINLDVPHSYSVLERFVEECFRAGIISKPLRDLCPSRGRKRFVSEGDGGRLKSESY, translated from the exons atggaaatggaaaatgagCAGACTGAAAACGTCCATTCTACAG ATAATCTCAGTGATACTCCATTTTCTGGTGATGAAGAAAATGGAGGAACCGAAGAAATAAAAACTGAAATCAATGGTAACTGGACTCCTGCAACATCAATTAATGAAGCTAAAATCAATGCCAGAGCAAAGAGGAGGCTGAGAAAAAATTCCTCTAGGGACTCTGGAAGAGGAGACTCTGTGAGTGACAATGGAGAGGCACAGAAAAGTGGAGTCACTGTACCAACAAGTCCAAAGGGAAAGTATCTGGATAGACGATCTCGTTCAGGAAAGGGAAGGGGCTTACCAAAGAAAG gtgGTGCAGGAGGTAAAGGTGTTTGGGGAACTCCTGGGCAGGTGTATGATTTGGAGGAAGTAGATATTAAAGATCCCAATTATGATGATGACCAG GATAATTGTGTCTATGAAACAGTAGTTCTACCTTTGGATGAGAGAGCATTTGAAAAAACGCTAACTCCAATAATCCAGGAGTATTTTGAACATGGTGATACTAATGAAGTTGCG GAGATGCTGAAAGACCTCCATCTTGGTGAAATGAAGTACAGTGTACCAGCATTGGCAGTATCTTTGTCATTAGAGGGGAAGGCTAGTCACAGAGAGATGACTTCTAAACTCCTTGCTGACCTCTGTGGGACAGTAGTTGGCCGACATGATGTGGAAAAGTCATTTGATAGGCTTCTGAGAGACCTACCAGAGTTGGTGCTGGACACTCCCAGAGCACCACAG ttgGTGGGTCAGTTTATCGCAAGAGCAGTTGGAGATGGGATTCTATGCAGTAGTTACATCGATGGCTACAAAGGCACTGTGGACTGTGTCCAGGCTCG GGCTGCTCTGGACCGAGCTACTGTGCTACTAAGTATGACCAAAGGTGGAAAACGAATAGACAATGTGTGGGGatcaggaggagggcagcagtCTGTGAAGCATCTTGTTAAAGAG atTGATATGTTGTTGAAGGAATACATTCTTTCAGGAGATGTTTCTGAAGCAGAACGTTGCCTTCAAGAGCTAGAAGTCCCACATTTTCATCATGAACTTGTATATGAA GCAGTTGTGATGGTTTTGGAGTCGACTGGAGaaacaaattttaaaatgatgcttGATTTGCTGAAGTCCCTCTGGAGATCTGCTGTCATCACTATGGACCAAATGAAAAGA GGTTATGAACGAGTTTACCGTGAAATTCCAGACATTAATCTTGATGTGCCACATTCATACTCTGTGCTTGAACGGTTTGTAGAGGAATGCTTTAGAGCGGGAATAATTTCTAAACCACTCAGAGATCTCTGTCCTTCCAG GGGAAGGAAGCGCTTTGTAAGTGAAGGAGATGGAGGCCGCCTAAAGTCGGAGAGCTACTGA